In Ictalurus furcatus strain D&B chromosome 20, Billie_1.0, whole genome shotgun sequence, the DNA window GATCTCCATGTAGGTTTTGATTTGCCAAAgtttgagtggaagaactcgagtccTTCACAGAGCCcggacctcaaccccactgaacatctccatATCAAGGTCATGCCTTTGGAATAGGATGTGTACATTACTATATGCAAAACAAACCTACATTACATATATAAACCAAATCAGATCTATTTTCATAGCAGTTCACTGccaatgctagctagctagctaccatgACCTACCAGACAAAATCTCTGAGAGGACATGGATCAAACATAACAAATATCATCATGtattgctaatgctagctagatTGCTAACCTGAAAGGTTTCTAAAAGGCTTTTTAAATCCTGTTCATAAGCGTTTCTAATATTcattgctaatgctagctaggtCAAGAGGAGCGTATCTATGTTCTCCAGATTTATATGGCTCCTAATGAAAACATGCTGATTTAAAGCTGGAGTTAGGCTTCAGCATAAGTGAGAGCTGGGACATGTTCATACTTatcattttgttccttttatgaCCGTTTCCTGTGTTTTCTAGGCTACAGTACTTCAgttcatttcttcagtttagtgtATACATTTCACTATTGTTCGTGCACGGAGTTGAACCGTATGAGTGTAGACTTAACGGCTATTTTTCGAGCTGCACGGATGAGGGTTCAGCGTGTCCGACCTAGTTCATTTTCCAACTCATAACTTGCATCAATTTCAAGTGTGGATGAAGGATGGACACTAATGTAGGTAGGTGTTTCAAGTTTAaaggtaataaagttaatagggCTCTGCCAGCACGGGagtgggagggggaaaaaaaaaaacatctcccAACTTATTTGTAGTCTTCTACCTCCACACCACTAATCTGAATATTTACAGTTCCACCTTCAAACTTTAAACACCGAGCCATTCTGACTGAGATTGCCTCAAGATTTGTCAGgtttacactatatatatatatatatatatatatatatatatatatatatatataaaaattaaatctaGCATGGGTTCTTGCCACGGTTTCCACGGTAGCGCTACAGTTTGATTAGACGAAAAGCATAACTCCCGTTAGGACTTCTGCTTCCATCAGTCATCCCTGTAGCCGAGCTTCTTTTGTTTACTGTctctaaataataaatgaaaactttcTCTTGACCTTCGGAGGCCATGGAACATGTGCTGCTGTAAAATGGCTTCATCTGATAGCATGTTTAATTAGACTGCCCCGGgcgtgtgcgcacacacacacacacagtgtctcctGTTTGGAGATGAACCATGCTCTAATAAACTTGTGCATTATTTACACCTTTCCTTAAAGTATTGTCAGCTGGCCTGTACATGATTAACACAAAGGAAAGCTGGTGATCTCTGCTCCTGTACATGTGTCTCTGACCTACAGTCATCTTAAACTAGCttatcattaataatgataGCACAGATACAATAGCCTGGGAGAGGTttggcatggtgtgtgtgtgtgtgtactataaACTGGCTTGAGTTGCTCTGTCTAGGACTGACCATAGATTTTGAATGCGTAGTAGGCCTTTAGATCCCTTGGTGCCATTTCGCTCAGCGCTGAAAACATGTCCAAGAAATCGTCTAAAGTCATGTTTCCTTCTCCGTCCTCTGAGAAGACTTCTGCGATTCTCTGCCTGAACGGGTTATCCTGTACGAGACATGTATAATCACAGACAAGAAGTTATTATTTTACATCACTTCAAAGCTACGACACTTTTCTAAAAAGACGAAGCGGCTTCGCGCCTCTGGGGTTTGGCGTTGGAGTCCTGCATCCACcatgtgtgcgtggagtttgcatgttctccccctgcttcgggggtttcttctgggtactctggtttcctctctcagtccaaagacatgccttgtaggctgactgacgtgtccaaattatccatagtgtgtgattgtgcgctgcgatgggttggcaccccgtccaggatgtcccccgccttgtgccccgagttccctgggataggctccaggcactCCCATGACCCCGTGCGGGTGTAAATGAACTAGCATGTCTAAAAAGATCAAATGTGATAGATATAAGGTTTCATTTTGACCTCTACGTGAGATTGTTTGCTGCTAATGAATTGCTTAAAGCGgattatttgggatttttgaGGAAGCACGCACAACAGCACTACCAATCATTGTGAGGAAAAAGTACACCGGATGATCTGTAGAAGAACTGAGGCtgggggctgatttctttctaggccagactgtacattcatgcagtgaCGGctgtgtcaggtgattacaaAGAGTGAAACATTGCCTAGATTTGCTGTCCATTTGGGCTGATATTTTCAGACCACTTCGCTGACACGTCTGTTAAACACCATCGGCGGTGATTGAGAAGGCGCATGTGAAAGTAGCAGGTGTAATGAATTATTTACTCTCACAgactttttccacaaaaaatagCCTTTGGAGGAGGAGCCAAAAGTAGATAAATACACATCCACTATTGTccaatgaaaatacaaattacacaaaaggacagatgaCCGGATTATGCCAGAATAGTGCTTTTCTGGTTTTTCACCTTTTCTGGCAAaaggtggattagtggttagcacgttcgcctcacacctccagggtccagggtttgagtcccaccgtggccctgtgtgcgcggagtttgcatgttctccccgtgctgcgggggtgtgctgcgggtactccggtttcctcccccagtccaaagacatgcatggtaggctgattggcgtgtctaaagtatccgtagtgtgtgagtgtgattgtgccctgcgatggactggcaccctgacccgatgctccctgggataggctccaggtttccccgtgaccctgaaaaggagtaagcggtagaagatggatggatggtattcaGAGGGAAAAAGCCATTTCTGACTTGATACATGAAAACTAGAAACTGTCAGGGTTGTTAGTGCCATGGTTTGAgcgtttcagaaactgctgaactGCTAGGACCTTCGTGCATAACAGACATAACGATGGGggggtttttgggttttttttttttttaaaacatccatTAAGAGGCCGTTCTATGGGCGGAAACACGTTGTGGATAAGAGACCTCGGAGGAGAACGTCTAGACCGGTTCAAGCTGACAGTAAGACTGCGATAACTCAattaaccactctttacaaccgtggtgtgtagaaaagcatgtcagaatTCACAACACATTGACCTTTGAGCtagatggactacaacagcagaagacaacaTCGGGTTCAAGTCCTGTCacccaagaacaagaatctgaatCTGGAATggacacaggctcaccaaaaccgaacagatgaagaaagaaataacattgcgtggtctttttccaatcttccaCTACCCAGTTTCGGTGAGCCCAAATGTTTTCGCCCCGCTTCGTTTGGGTGGTGGAACGATTCTCAGAGCAGCAGTGATGTGGCTGATGATGTAGCGGTATGTGTACCTGATAAGCTGGTGTATATACTGATGGTGATACTGATGGTGTATATACTGCTGTGTGAAGTGGCGTGTAATGGGCTTGCACTTCAGCAGAGTCCATAAGTCGATGCTTTCTCAAGTTCAGGGGGATCTGATGACACACAACCTCTCCAAGGCTGCGATCAATTAGTAGCGGATCCATAATTGATAAGGAACACGGAGCGAGTGGTGCAGTGTGTGGTGTTCGTGCAATGGGAGGCCCATATACTGTACCTTCAGCTCTGGCATGCTGCCAATCAGCTCATAGGGCAGACGCACATCTGGCTGGGTGGTGTAGTCGAGCGGAACAAGCTGTGGGGCCAAATCGCGATACCTATGAAAAAGTCtgattgaggaaaaaaaaaaaaagaaagtaatcattttaataatatatattattgattATTCCTCATGTTGTGTCCTTTTTACTGATGGGAAGTCAGTCAGATGATTTGGCTCGGGCCACCAAATAAGAGTCAACTCAACTCTCGGCTCCCTCACTGCTATGTTTGTTCTAAACTTTTCCAATAGTTTTAACCAGTTCCTGTTCTTGTTCAATGAAATCTTTACCTtctaatgaacaaaatcatCATACTGTcaatacataattaaaaaaactacTACAAGTTAGTTTTGGTTCCCTTTAATCAAACTTCTAAATCTTGATACTCTTGATATTTTACAACCATGTTATCTTGTTGCCATGACAAACGAGTATAAATATTGATTAACATGAATGACATGGGTTTCCGTAGAAACAAGTTTCTATTTATATGGAAATGTTCTCATTACAAAAGGAAACGGAACGGACGAGTTAACGCTCTCAATGACGTACAGTTAAGACGTAAAGTTAGATCAAGCTCACGGCTTTCCCGGATTCCGGTCTTTAAAATGTAACCATCACGGTATTTCCCACAGTGTGTACATTCATGCATGGGAACTTTAGCCTGTTGTGGAACAAAACAAGCTACAAGGCTGTGACTTTCCCACAAGAACCTCGTGTAAAGCGTCTGTAGGTTAAGGACTGAGCAAGCCGCAATCATTCTGACATAGAGCAAGACTAATAAAAGATTGTTTCGATTAAGTAGTTAAATAGTTAATGCAGTCCCCtttgaaactattggaatggcaaggccagttcatttgtttttgctgtagagtgAAGATATTTGcgtttgagatttaaaaaaaaaagatgaatatgagaagagagtttagagtttcagcttttatttcctggtatttatatgtagatgtgttaaatgacatagaacatggcacattttgtatcagaccgcccaatttgtaggtgagaaTAAatgttggaacatgtgactttcctgtttcttgttacccaggtgtgtcctgttggaTTGAGcactgaacatctactcttggtttagCCTTCACTTTGACCTGCGAAGactgcgtttgttgttaaaaaggataagccaacatgaagatcagagagctgtctatgggagaaaagcaagccattttgaagatgAGAAAAGAGTGAACAtgaatcagaggcattgcagaaacattaggtatagccaatacaacaatttggaatgtcctgaaaaagaatgaaaccactggtgtaccgAGAAagagacaccgaatgggtcggccaaggaaaacaacaacagccgATGAccgaaacattgtgagagcggtgaagaaaaatcaaaaaacaacagtcggtgacatcaacaacctccagaggtcaggggtgaaggtatcacaatccactgttcgaagaagacttcgagagcagaaatatagaggccataccacaagatgcaaacctctcatcagcagtaaggatcggaaagccagatagaaattcacaaaaaaatacagagataagctacaaaagttctggaaccaagattaacctctaccaaagtgatggaaaggccaaagtgtggagaaagaaaggatctgctcatgatcctaatacatacaagctcatctgtgaaacatggtggaggtagtgtcatggcttgtccttgcatggctgcttctggaacattctcactaatctttattgatgatgtaactcatgatggtagcagtagAATGAATATAGAAGATTTCAGGAACATttgtctgacaatttacagagaaatgcatccagatAAAccgggaggaacttcatcatgcagcaagacaacgatccaaaacacactgccaactcaacaaagcactttatcagggggaaaaagtggaaggatGTTAAACTGGCAAAggcaatcaccagaccttaacccgactgagcatgcatttcacctcctgaagaggagaccgaagggagaacccccccccccccccccccccgaaacaaactacaactgagaaaaaaaagccgcagtaaaagcctggaaaagcatcacaaaaaaaaaaccccaacagtttggtgatgttaatgagtcgcaggcttgatgcagttattgtgaGCAAGGGATATGCGACCAAATATTAAGtcttattatttactttttacttattaagtattattaattaagtagtatttatttattaagtattatttactttaatttatgtCATGATttgtctgttcctatacttttgctcacctgaaAATTGGGTGGTCCGGTACAAAGGGtcctgtgttttatgttgtttaactcatctagatgtaaataccaggacaTACAAgatgaaatcctaaactctcgtctcatatccatcttttggtCTCaaccccaaatgtctttggtgtagaaCACAAACAAGTGAATTGGCCTCGCCGTTCCGATAGTTTCGTAAGGGACTGTACATtacttcaaaaaaacaaaacaacacatactGTAACACATTGAACACGATGAATATTTGGAAAACGAAAGATATGGTCTTTTCTACGCACACAATAATGCAAAAGACACGAAACAAAGAATGACATTAAAGGTACATTAAGGCAAAAGTTCTACaaaggaaaaacaaatcagggtgcctaagacttttgcacagtattgatTCGTCAAACAACAGATCGTTAAAATTACCTAAGAATTTCTTTTCTGGTGAAGAATGTACAGTCCTGTAAATCAAAATGGAAATGCAGATCATGCTGTTAAAATGCAAACTGTCATTTCAGCAGTCTACAAATTTGTagcacttaaaataaaaaaataaaaaaaacctttagtaTTCACATACTGACATTTTAAGACAAAAGAAAGTATTGTCGTAATGCCATGTAAATCTTCACATATTTtactaaatatttacatttttgctaCTTGCGACTAAACATTACAATATAGATGTTAAGCAATTTGATCACGATCGCCAGTTCAGAGGTTATAGAGGTTACAGAGGTCAGGATCGAGAGGGATTTCTTGTCCTGAACTGACCTGATATGCATCCAGTTGCTGAGGAGTGAAAATAGACTGCTTGTTCCCCATCGCCCCTTGACATAAAGCACAAAATGCGAAAGCACAGTTTCAGTCTGCGAGTGTTGGTCTGCAATAACAGTGGAGATGCGAGCAGATATTTCGGCTATGAAATGCCTGCGATAATGAGGACGTGGGAAGAACAGAGGTGGATCAGGTATCCCTCTGTGTCCCCGTTATAATGGCCACGTTTCATCGTTTTCATTGCCTTGAATGGCAGGCCCTTTTTTGGACGTGAATGCATGCTGTCGGTCAGCGGGAGTGCCAGTGGCACGGCGCCCCTGCTGTGGACTGGGGGGTGACGCCTCAGACGAGAGTCAAGTTACACACGTTTAACCAGGGTCACAATACAGAACGTGGGTTCAGAAAAACAAACCGTCATTAAAGTGCTATCTGTGGAAAAGCTAAGAACCTGCATCCTTTATAGTGAAAATATGAACGTGGACGTACATATTATAGAACGCAGAATTTAAATGTATCCTGTTGATGCGGGGACAATTGCACAGGAATTGATCATGAAATATTCATGCGTTCACACTTCTTTCTTTGCCATTGTGAGTTTATTCAAGAGGTGCATCCAGGCCAAGGCTGACTTGGTACCATTGTATCAACGTGTATAGCCATTGTTCAGGTTTATTTTGTTCATGCCACTCGTGTATATAGATAGAGTTGATTCTCACCAACAATGAATTGGGTTTTAAGTTACAAATTCTTGTCACTGGAGTGATATTCAGTGGTAAATCTTTTGTTAGAGGAACATAATAGTAGTGTAACATTATTTATCATACATACGTATAAATACCACTGTACAATTAAGTGGAcgcacggtggattagtggttcgcacgtttgcctcacacctccagggtcgggggtttgattcccaccgtggccctgtgtgtgcggagtttgcatgttctccccgtgctgcagggtttcctccgggtactccggtttcctcccccagtctaaagacatgcatggtagattgattggcgtgtccaaagtgtccgtagtgtatgaatgggtgtgtgagtgtgtgtgtgagtgtgccctgcgatggactggcaccctgtccagggtgtaccgaTTGtgccgatgttccctgggataggctccaggttccccgtgaccctgaaaaggataaagcggtatagaagattggaggatggatggatgtacaatTAAGTGTTTTTATACTCCTAGTAATAAGGTTTCTTATATTCTtatggttatatgactgtaagtcattcccttcaaatgctattgaagttagaaccgtgtttaacaatgtcgtatgtaactttagagacggtcccttaatttccgcatatccgcgaatatcgaacgtccaaccaactttattccagtcttAATAATTGAGCCTTTTTCAAAGATATCTGTAAGTCTACAATTTGTGCTGCTACTGTCCTTGCTAGTGGTCTATTTCTTATAcgttaattaaaaattaaacccGCCGTTCCACTAGATGGCGCTGTAAAATTCCTCACCTCACccattaaacatttgttttctcaAGGGACCGCGAAATAGTGCTTCTCTTCAGCGTCAACCGTGCTTTATATGTCCTGGAAATGGAGTCAAATGACGCAGGtaacatataaatatagataattTCCACATCATATGTTGTCTCTGTGCCGATAATTGCAACATTTAGGTAGCTGTTTTGTTAGCAAGAGGACGTTAAGTTGAGGTAGCCGTTTGAGCTAGCTGACTGCACTCATTTTTCCCCTACCTGTATTGCGACATTCCCCGCCTCCTGCGCTTGGATAGGTTAATAAACACAGTACGTGCGGCGGATTGGCTGTTGGTGTAAATTATTACCCAATCATAGTGCAGGAATCGGGCCAAGTCGAAATACGTTGGGAAAGAAAGAACGCTAATGCTCTTGAATTAAtcgtatatatataaaaaaactgATCATAGTCTAATATctgcttcattattattattattattgatattattaaattattcattcGTTCGTTTATTAACacgtgtaaataataataaaaaaaattgtactcaTGTTCTTTCATGTCTCAGACTAATGTTGATTTTGctaatgttgttgttaatgttgttgttactgttgttgttactgttgttgttgttttaaagctcGAGgtggctggaaaagtaaatcaGCTCACCAGAAGAGCAAGTTTAACGTTATAATGCGCCAGGAGGAACTCATAGCACAGAAAAAGCGAGAAATAGAGGCCAAGTTGGCCGAGCAAGCCAAACAGAATCTGTCAACTCCCAGCAAGCCACCAGCAGAGAGGTTACACATCTAcaccttctcctccttctcctcctcctgctccttaTCTGACTACTAACAAGCCATCTTGATATGAAACACTGCTTTTCTAAACAAAGCCTATTGTGTTTTCAGTACCTCCGATTCGCAGGAACTGAAATCGAACAAGTTTGTGAACGATGGAAGCTTTCTTCAGCAGTTTCTAAAGATGCAGAAGGAGAAATCCAGCCCAGATTCAGGTATAAAACTGTTTATAACCAGCATATAGCATCCCTGTGTCTTTCATAGGCTACACTTGAGTGCAAAGGTCTGCATCCCACATGCTTCTCGGTATTTTGATCACTATTTGATCATTTGGTGAAAATCCACCAATGGCAACATCTCCCTGTGACATAAGCAAAGCACACGACTGCAAACTTGTCACAGGAATTACGACAGTATAGCACCGATCGACAAATTAGCACCAAAATCACTAAGCATATcgcaaatatttcagtataattaAGCAATGTTCTGACCTCTGTTTCACCCACATCGTTACAGTCGCGAGTGTGATACTGCTTTttaacagttctataaacatgAAATTTATATAGTGTAACTGACGTTTCAGACACAGTATGGCCAaatatttagtttgtttttgtaccATCCACGAAAATAGTTCCCGAAGAACTCTGTCCACAGCTGGATAGATCATTGCATGTTGCCATGCCAACGCACAAACTAATCGATTGACGGCCCGTAGTAAATGTAGTAACGGTTTCAACGTATTGAACTATCCCTAGAGTTTGAATTGTATGTTATAacaaatatcagcactcttggaacaccgCTTGAACGATGaagggcacgatcacacacacgttcacacgccacggacaatttggaaatgccaatcagcctacagcgcatgtctttggacttggggaggaaacccccaaagcacaaacAGAACATGCAGACATCCCgtgaggcgggattcgaacccccaaccctgtgtGAGGGATTTTGTACCTGCTCATAATCGAATAATCATCCGATAGCTTTTAAAATTGattctgaatgaaaacataacactctcAAATCCCAAAGTAAAATATAGCTGAACTTTAGTAGAAAACTAAACAGTACTgcctgtaccatgaaaatgtactgtactttttgaaatgaataaatattaatatttcttaactattaataaatattaaagtaaataaaagatatacatccaatcAGAACCAAacagtaacactccaaataacaaataaaaatagagacaatCGAAATGAATCAGAAAACACTTCGAACAACAcgacaaaatttgtcagtgttagtttttatttcgcctctagaggccgctctcgtaccgtgTAATGACGGCGGACTGTTCTCAGCCACGGACGcgaccgggaaaaactatcggtgtggatttttgccgataagCGACAGTTCAAGCAGTCGGTTATCGTGCTGATTAATCGACCTCTACCCCAAACCAGAGCGAACTGTCGTATTAATATAtctgatgtatttcaaagtAGAGTTTCTTTTAATCAATATCCGTAAAAGACAGTAAAAGTCTCGCTGCAGTACAGTTCTCAGTCTTCATAAATTTCCTTGAAGGTTTGCGAACTTTTTTTTACACTCGAGTTTTTGGATGccattttatgtttaaaagatAATAACCCTGTATAATGTACTGAATTGCATGCAGCATCCAGCAGTGACTCCAGAGGAACCTCCTCTTCGTCACAGAACCAGAAGAAGAACGTTCTGGTTGGGAAACGGCCCGGTTTGGGTGTCGGCAGCATGTTCAATCAGTATAAGAGCTACTCCCACACCAAAAAGACACCACTTCAGATCCCCCGACCGAGTGTCTTCAGCTCACCAGACGATGACGACGAGGACGAGTACGACGACGCCTACTACCTGGAGGTCAAAGGTAACCCGAcagtcctttttttaaaatccatttatactTTCCAGTCAGTTCCAGTCTCATGTCGTACCGCTTTATGTTAATGAAACTCGGATGTAAAAAACGATtcttcaaaatgaaaatgtcaacATTCCCTTTACCAAAGAGAGGACTACACTCTCTAATACTACCCCTTTGCCATCTGTTATTTTGTATACagtgtgtctgaaaagtcaggagCCAACGAGAATAAAACTACATGTActtcattttgtatttcttaTTTACAACGTATATtctacatgttttgttttgttttgtttgtcttctGGATTTTGCTCGACATATTTTCTCAACATAATCCCATTGGGTcctgactttttggacaccctgaATTTTATTGTTCTTGACTCAGTATGCAAATACAcgaccggtcaaaagtttagacacacttgttgtttatttaaaaaaaaaaaaaattattccacattttagaataacaataataataacaaagtcatcaaaactctggagtaacacaaatggaactatgggaattatgttgtgattaaaaaaatccaaaataaatcaaaataatttcatgttttagcatcttcaaagtggacgctctttttgcctagaatttccagaaatgtattcttgaaattttctcaaccgatttcttgaggaatttccctgagatgcttttgaaacagtattaaaggagttcccaccgacgccggactcttatcgactgcttttcagaatatttcactccgagtcgtccgtttaaaacgcgttttttttgtgtgtgtgtgtaaataaaatgttagttttagtctaatgaaagaaacaaatatgtcggcacgattatatttttgtctccgacaccgatttcaagcatttaatcctacaccttcagatcaaaaggtttttaagatcatgagaaacatctCAGTcgcgtgtccacaaacttttgaccggtcgTGTACAAATACAATACCAGTTCGATTTGCTAGTATTGTGCTGAATCTTCAGTTCATGCAAATCTAGTTTTCATTTAGGAAATAAGAGTTCTAGCTCTTAAAGGCTCGTTgtagttttttaaaattgagCTTGTAGCGTAACAGGCTGTGGAAACATGCTGTTGTGGTAGATTGTACACGTTTCACAGCGTGCCGCACCTCGTGTCCTGTCTTATTAGTACGCagttgtgcatgtgtgagttaTGGTGGAGTACTCATAGCCTGCTTAAAGTTTCCCCCCCAGAGGATGAAGATCTGGCCCACATCATCAACCGGTTGGCTGCTTTCATTGCCGAAGGCGGGCCAGAGCTTGAGAGGAAAGCTTTGGAAGACTATAAGGACAATCCCATGTTCTCGTAAGTCCTCTGGCTGAGGGTAAAACTAACTCCACACTTCATCTCTGACGGAAGCAAAACGTGACCCGTGTCTTCACTTTTGCACAGGTTCTTATTCGAGAAGGACAGCAAGGAATATCTATACTTTCGCAAGAAATTAGCGCGACTTCGACAAGAGAACCATGGCTCATCTACACCAACTGATGGTAAGAGAGcatacatgttttgttttttgtttttctctccttcGCTATTCTCAGATTGTGtcagtaagaaagagagagagagagagagagagcacaataAATTTATACAGCTGTTTCAGTACATCCACATTAAAAGAATAACCCTACTATTTCAAATACACATCAGTCTCACTCTGAGTGTAAAGAAAGGTTCAAAGATTACCTACGTGCcgccccctcccctccctcttTTATTCCTCCACCTGCAGTAGACTGATATGAGGCAGTTGAGTAGTAGTTTGAATTGAGTCCCAGTACTGATAAGCTGCTTAAAGTCTCCTCCTCAGTGGACGAGGACACGAAGAAGGTGGCGGAGAAGCTGGCCCGCTTCGTGGCCGACGGTGGGCCAGAGGTGGAGGCCATCGCTATCAAACACAACCACGACAACCCCACCTTCAGGTGAGACTTTTCACACGTGAGTCAATTTGTGCTTTCCATTACGGTCTAttcacagaaaaacaca includes these proteins:
- the cib3 gene encoding calcium and integrin-binding family member 3 isoform X4, whose translation is MMILFIRRLFHRYRDLAPQLVPLDYTTQPDVRLPYELIGSMPELKDNPFRQRIAEVFSEDGEGNMTLDDFLDMFSALSEMAPRDLKAYYAFKIYDFNNDDFLCKSDLEKTLNKLTRNELTEDEVRMVCEKVLDEADMDNDGRLSLEDFQHMIVKAPDFLRLEPLHITFHIRI
- the cib3 gene encoding calcium and integrin-binding family member 3 isoform X2, with amino-acid sequence MGNKQSIFTPQQLDAYQDCTFFTRKEILRLFHRYRDLAPQLVPLDYTTQPDVRLPYELIGSMPELKDNPFRQRIAEVFSEDGEGNMTLDDFLDMFSALSEMAPRDLKAYYAFKIYDFNNDDFLCKSDLEKTLNKLTRNELTEDEVRMVCEKVLDEADMDNDGRLSLEDFQHMIVKAPDFLSTFHIRI
- the cib3 gene encoding calcium and integrin-binding family member 3 isoform X1 codes for the protein MGNKQSIFTPQQLDAYQDCTFFTRKEILRLFHRYRDLAPQLVPLDYTTQPDVRLPYELIGSMPELKDNPFRQRIAEVFSEDGEGNMTLDDFLDMFSALSEMAPRDLKAYYAFKIYDFNNDDFLCKSDLEKTLNKLTRNELTEDEVRMVCEKVLDEADMDNDGRLSLEDFQHMIVKAPDFLRLEPLHITFHIRI
- the cib3 gene encoding calcium and integrin-binding family member 3 isoform X3; this translates as MITFFFFFSSIRLFHRYRDLAPQLVPLDYTTQPDVRLPYELIGSMPELKDNPFRQRIAEVFSEDGEGNMTLDDFLDMFSALSEMAPRDLKAYYAFKIYDFNNDDFLCKSDLEKTLNKLTRNELTEDEVRMVCEKVLDEADMDNDGRLSLEDFQHMIVKAPDFLRLEPLHITFHIRI